The Haloarchaeobius sp. HME9146 genome includes a region encoding these proteins:
- a CDS encoding Xaa-Pro peptidase family protein translates to MAQLARRPFPEAEYQDRLRETQHRMEERGLDVLLVTDPANMYYLSGYDAYSFYVPQILIVTPDQQQPVWVGREQDLTCAVETTWLDRENIVLYSDDYVDSELHPMQLVADMVTDWGEASKTIGVEMDAYYLSARAYHELRNALPDATLEDTTKLVNEVRMVKSDREVEYHRQAARISERAMEVGIETIEPGVRECDAAAAVHEALYAGTEETGGEYPAIPPLMPSGEGTGSPHLTWTADEYERGEPVILELAGVVNRYHSPLTRTIFLGEPPEEARRASNVIVNGLDAALEAVEPGVTCEEVEMAWREEIAGTMVEKESRIGYSTGIGYPPSWVEKTASIRPGDETVLQPNMVFHMIPGVWFDDYGIEISESFLVTEDGAEVLADIPRELIVKE, encoded by the coding sequence ATGGCACAACTAGCCAGGCGACCGTTTCCAGAAGCCGAGTATCAAGATCGTCTCCGTGAAACCCAACACCGGATGGAAGAGCGGGGACTCGACGTGTTGCTCGTCACCGACCCGGCGAACATGTACTACCTCTCGGGGTACGATGCGTACTCGTTCTACGTCCCACAGATCCTCATCGTCACGCCGGACCAGCAGCAACCCGTGTGGGTCGGGCGCGAGCAAGACCTGACGTGCGCCGTCGAGACGACCTGGCTGGACCGCGAGAACATCGTTCTGTACTCCGATGACTACGTCGACTCCGAGCTCCATCCGATGCAGCTCGTCGCTGACATGGTGACCGATTGGGGAGAAGCCTCCAAGACCATCGGGGTGGAGATGGACGCCTACTACCTCTCTGCACGGGCGTATCACGAACTCCGCAATGCGCTCCCCGACGCCACCCTCGAAGATACAACGAAGCTGGTGAACGAGGTCCGCATGGTGAAGAGCGACAGGGAAGTCGAGTACCACAGACAGGCGGCTCGTATCTCCGAACGCGCGATGGAGGTCGGTATCGAGACCATCGAGCCCGGAGTGAGGGAGTGTGACGCGGCTGCTGCGGTGCATGAGGCGCTCTACGCTGGTACCGAAGAAACCGGGGGTGAATACCCGGCAATTCCGCCGCTGATGCCGTCCGGGGAAGGAACCGGTTCCCCTCACCTCACCTGGACCGCGGACGAGTACGAGCGCGGGGAGCCAGTCATCCTCGAACTCGCCGGCGTCGTGAACCGGTACCACTCCCCGCTCACGAGAACGATTTTCCTCGGTGAACCGCCCGAAGAGGCACGTCGAGCTTCCAACGTCATCGTCAACGGACTCGATGCCGCACTCGAAGCGGTCGAGCCTGGCGTGACGTGTGAGGAGGTCGAGATGGCATGGCGCGAGGAGATCGCGGGGACGATGGTCGAGAAGGAGTCCAGAATCGGGTATTCGACGGGAATCGGCTATCCTCCGTCGTGGGTCGAGAAGACGGCGAGCATCCGGCCCGGGGACGAAACCGTGTTGCAGCCAAACATGGTGTTCCACATGATTCCTGGCGTCTGGTTCGACGACTACGGGATAGAGATCAGCGAGTCGTTCCTCGTCACCGAAGATGGTGCCGAAGTGCTCGCGGACATCCCTCGCGAACTCATCGTCAAGGAGTGA
- a CDS encoding ABC transporter permease, whose product MSHPSTDTDGGLVSTVSDTVFRLNQFIRQRQNGSATAQLSIGLAMFLLFGSSIAIIVFYSFLRQAPPQGAYEFTFQNYREFLANGFYRVVLWDSLVIAVKSTLGALLFGYPVAYFLAFTESDRKNLLLLLIILPFWINLVIRTYAWRLILGNKGIINWFLVDILGVLNSPANLLFSQNSIVLGLLHIFLPYMILPIYVSLDNIDRSHIEAAQNLGANNAQAFYEVTLPQSIPGVAAGVVLSFVLGFGAFVVPLLLGGTQNLMIANTIGSTFIELFNWSLGSAIAISVTVFVLAFVFIFNSIVGLEELYDDGGSAQ is encoded by the coding sequence ATGAGCCATCCATCAACCGACACCGACGGCGGGCTGGTTTCGACCGTCTCGGACACCGTGTTCCGCCTCAACCAGTTCATCAGGCAGCGCCAAAATGGGTCCGCGACGGCGCAGTTGTCGATCGGGCTGGCGATGTTCCTGCTGTTCGGCTCGTCGATCGCCATCATCGTATTCTACAGCTTCCTCAGGCAGGCACCACCACAGGGGGCGTACGAGTTCACATTCCAGAACTATCGCGAGTTCCTGGCCAACGGGTTCTACCGCGTGGTCCTCTGGGACTCGCTCGTCATCGCGGTGAAGTCGACGCTCGGCGCACTGCTGTTCGGATACCCTGTGGCTTACTTCCTCGCGTTCACCGAGAGCGACCGGAAGAACCTGCTATTGCTCCTTATCATCCTCCCGTTCTGGATAAACCTCGTCATCAGGACGTACGCGTGGCGACTCATCCTCGGGAACAAGGGCATCATCAACTGGTTCCTGGTCGATATCCTGGGTGTTCTGAACAGTCCGGCGAACCTGTTGTTCTCGCAGAACTCCATCGTGCTCGGGTTGCTCCACATCTTCCTCCCGTACATGATACTGCCAATCTACGTCTCGCTCGACAACATCGACCGCTCGCACATCGAGGCTGCCCAGAACCTCGGGGCGAACAACGCACAGGCGTTCTACGAGGTGACGCTTCCCCAGAGCATCCCCGGAGTCGCGGCGGGGGTCGTTCTCTCGTTCGTGCTCGGTTTCGGCGCGTTCGTCGTGCCGCTCTTGCTCGGTGGGACCCAGAACCTCATGATAGCGAACACCATCGGGTCGACGTTCATCGAACTGTTCAACTGGAGTCTGGGAAGCGCCATCGCGATCTCTGTCACCGTCTTCGTGCTGGCGTTCGTCTTCATCTTCAACTCCATCGTTGGGCTGGAAGAGCTCTATGACGACGGGGGGTCGGCACAATGA
- a CDS encoding IclR family transcriptional regulator has product MKQHNGGRSLKTTETSLEVLEAVIDHGGASISTLVDELGLSRSTVHNHVSTLVDHGYLTEDANTYYAGAKFCQIGDHVRKCKPEYVIAGDIVADLAERTELDVDFSVEENGYIISLYNGLRWADNAHFLNSGSFFYVHSTASGKAILAEYTTDHAEQILEKRGLPELTRHTITSKEAFFEELERVREQGYAVNEEESLEGMWSVAKTVHNPMGKVIGTVNLSAPLYLRDPDVQGPAVELLTESVERFEERLEQKFLEG; this is encoded by the coding sequence ATGAAACAGCACAACGGGGGGAGAAGTCTGAAGACGACGGAGACTTCGCTCGAAGTACTCGAAGCGGTCATCGACCATGGGGGCGCTTCGATATCGACACTCGTAGACGAATTGGGTCTGTCGAGAAGCACCGTTCACAACCACGTTAGTACGCTCGTCGACCACGGGTACCTGACCGAGGACGCGAACACGTACTACGCGGGGGCGAAGTTCTGTCAGATCGGGGACCACGTCCGGAAGTGTAAACCCGAGTACGTCATCGCGGGTGACATCGTCGCTGACCTGGCCGAACGGACCGAGCTGGACGTCGACTTCTCGGTCGAAGAGAACGGGTACATCATCTCGCTGTACAATGGACTACGGTGGGCGGACAACGCCCACTTTCTGAACTCGGGGAGTTTCTTTTACGTCCACAGCACCGCCTCTGGGAAAGCCATTCTCGCGGAATATACAACGGACCACGCGGAACAGATATTGGAAAAGCGAGGGCTACCCGAGTTGACGAGACACACGATAACCTCGAAGGAAGCGTTCTTCGAGGAACTCGAACGGGTTCGTGAACAGGGGTATGCGGTGAACGAGGAGGAGTCGCTCGAAGGGATGTGGTCTGTCGCCAAGACCGTCCACAATCCGATGGGGAAGGTCATCGGGACGGTGAACTTGAGCGCCCCGTTATACCTCCGCGACCCCGATGTACAGGGGCCGGCGGTGGAACTGCTGACCGAGAGCGTCGAACGCTTCGAGGAGCGTCTCGAACAGAAGTTCCTCGAAGGCTAA
- a CDS encoding ABC transporter permease: protein MNGVHRILERVEVSDQNSGRLLRWFTYGIYLFLYAPIAIVMLLSFTTNRVPSFPISGFTLDWYAQLLPPNHDEQIVNALIQSFKIATLSSIGSGIVGTLTALGMVRSDFNSRLLNSQVLNTLFLSPIVVPWVVTGIAMLTLYNLIGIQGTLFSVILGHILVTMPFVIMVVSSRLYGFDRELEEAAKNLGASELRTFYEVTFPLILPGIIAGMLFAFTISFDNFTQTFFWVGTDTQTLPIVIYSKIRTGLDPTINAIGTLIVLFSLLVALAAEKLSARVVE, encoded by the coding sequence ATGAACGGTGTTCACCGAATCCTGGAACGAGTGGAGGTCTCGGACCAGAACAGTGGTCGGCTCCTGCGGTGGTTCACGTACGGGATCTACCTGTTCCTGTACGCACCCATCGCCATCGTGATGTTGCTGTCGTTCACCACTAACCGCGTCCCGTCCTTCCCGATTTCGGGGTTCACGTTGGACTGGTACGCACAACTGCTCCCGCCGAACCACGACGAGCAAATCGTGAACGCTCTCATACAGAGCTTCAAGATCGCGACCCTGTCGTCCATCGGGTCCGGCATCGTCGGGACCCTCACCGCGCTGGGGATGGTCCGGAGTGACTTCAACTCCCGGCTACTCAACTCACAGGTCCTCAATACGCTGTTCCTCTCCCCCATCGTCGTCCCGTGGGTCGTGACCGGTATCGCCATGCTGACCCTGTACAACCTCATCGGTATCCAGGGGACGTTGTTCTCGGTGATCCTCGGGCACATCCTCGTCACGATGCCGTTCGTCATCATGGTCGTCTCCTCTCGGCTGTACGGGTTCGACCGCGAACTCGAGGAGGCAGCCAAGAACCTCGGGGCGTCCGAGCTCCGCACCTTCTACGAAGTGACGTTCCCCCTGATACTGCCGGGTATCATCGCAGGGATGTTGTTCGCGTTCACCATCTCGTTCGACAACTTCACCCAGACGTTCTTCTGGGTCGGGACGGACACCCAGACGCTCCCGATAGTCATCTACTCGAAGATTCGGACGGGACTCGACCCGACGATTAACGCCATCGGGACGCTTATCGTCCTGTTCTCGCTCCTCGTAGCGCTCGCCGCCGAGAAGTTATCGGCGCGCGTCGTCGAGTGA
- a CDS encoding PotD/PotF family extracellular solute-binding protein: MVANGANSDSEPNSSRRGFLKSAGLTATVTAGLGGCLGGGGSGGSGSTDSNGTTVGTAGDKLADKITFYSTGGSWARKMDEALLKPFQEETGVTVNLQTYGNPSTMLSKIKAGQADVDAMLMTDPPLYQGIVDDIWAPLRTKNIPNIDRLRTLKPSEVPYDQGEEIHHVPNTYGAYGLVYNTNEVSSEPKKWEDIYNSNLKGNLSLSQFTSSVVGTAALDLGYDINEFASDDAKVEDVWNRVKKQHEHSYQWWDSATTAQQLYTNNSALAGNFWVGRTRVLNNENDVPVKYTLPEDGAVGYASVWAVNSNIDDPKRYTCERLLNYVLADEPSRRLAEIISYAQANEISNPPESYKTIPDNQHPDRIKLWDQEVFSNNQKEWSQKFQQIARSN; the protein is encoded by the coding sequence ATGGTGGCAAATGGTGCAAACTCAGACAGTGAACCGAACTCCTCGCGGAGAGGATTCCTGAAAAGCGCAGGTCTCACAGCCACGGTAACCGCCGGACTCGGCGGATGTCTCGGTGGCGGCGGCAGCGGTGGTTCCGGTAGCACCGACAGCAACGGGACGACCGTCGGAACCGCCGGGGACAAGCTCGCGGACAAGATCACGTTCTACTCGACCGGCGGGTCGTGGGCCCGAAAGATGGACGAAGCGTTGCTCAAGCCGTTCCAAGAGGAGACCGGCGTGACGGTGAACCTCCAGACGTACGGTAATCCGAGCACGATGCTCTCGAAGATCAAGGCGGGCCAGGCCGACGTCGATGCCATGCTGATGACGGACCCACCGCTCTATCAGGGCATCGTGGATGACATCTGGGCACCGCTTCGGACCAAGAACATCCCGAACATCGACCGCCTCCGCACCCTCAAACCGAGCGAGGTCCCGTACGACCAGGGAGAGGAGATACATCACGTTCCGAATACGTACGGAGCCTACGGACTGGTGTACAACACTAACGAGGTCTCGAGTGAACCCAAAAAGTGGGAGGATATCTACAACAGCAACCTCAAAGGGAACCTCTCGTTGAGCCAGTTCACTTCATCGGTCGTCGGAACCGCGGCACTCGACCTCGGCTACGACATCAACGAGTTCGCATCCGACGACGCGAAGGTCGAGGATGTCTGGAACCGCGTGAAGAAACAGCACGAGCACTCCTACCAGTGGTGGGACTCGGCGACGACCGCACAGCAGCTCTATACGAACAACTCCGCACTGGCTGGCAACTTCTGGGTCGGGCGGACGCGGGTCCTCAACAACGAGAACGACGTCCCGGTGAAATACACGCTTCCGGAGGACGGGGCAGTTGGCTACGCGAGCGTCTGGGCAGTCAACTCCAACATCGACGACCCCAAACGCTACACGTGCGAGCGGCTGCTGAACTACGTCCTGGCCGATGAACCGTCTCGCCGGCTGGCAGAGATAATCAGCTACGCACAGGCGAACGAGATATCCAACCCACCCGAGTCCTACAAGACCATCCCGGACAACCAGCATCCCGACCGCATCAAGCTCTGGGACCAGGAAGTGTTCAGCAACAACCAGAAGGAGTGGTCACAGAAGTTCCAACAGATCGCCCGGAGCAACTGA
- a CDS encoding metallophosphoesterase, producing MRLRSSTDDPPATLPRAAVELDRWNPLDDAIPDHWRAPIVSISDIHGYLDDARSALTAVGETDRFDPVVTQDEDGTLHWAGNDYVLVFNGDMVDRGDRNEETLAMVQRLLDEAPRGRVRFHLGNHEMAILLPEVLYWPETYSGRLDDESRESFLEWVDAGLVTAAFKGHEYTYSHAGSPSAIDVSAANETLRAAAADLRDAIEDGEYIEVQEEIPERYPTVFGLDGGTGRGPGAGLLWMDFKHMPTDTPAQVVGHTKHRAPTRRGQAVCGNVIRQNRKEHGGEGVLVETQDALLSVTRLSTGAVSVESV from the coding sequence ATGCGCCTCCGCTCCTCCACCGACGATCCACCTGCGACGCTCCCGCGCGCCGCGGTCGAACTCGACCGCTGGAATCCACTTGACGACGCTATCCCCGACCACTGGCGGGCGCCCATCGTCAGCATCAGCGACATCCACGGTTACCTCGACGACGCTCGCAGTGCTCTGACGGCCGTCGGCGAGACCGACCGATTCGACCCGGTGGTGACCCAGGACGAGGACGGCACCCTCCACTGGGCCGGGAACGACTACGTGCTCGTCTTCAACGGGGACATGGTCGACCGCGGCGACCGTAACGAGGAAACCCTCGCGATGGTCCAGCGACTGCTCGACGAAGCCCCCCGCGGTCGCGTTCGCTTCCACCTCGGGAACCACGAGATGGCCATCCTCCTCCCCGAGGTCCTGTACTGGCCTGAGACGTACAGTGGCCGCCTCGATGACGAGTCGCGCGAGAGCTTCCTCGAGTGGGTCGACGCCGGACTGGTGACTGCGGCTTTCAAAGGGCACGAGTACACGTACAGCCACGCCGGGTCGCCCAGCGCAATCGACGTGTCGGCGGCGAACGAGACTCTCCGGGCCGCTGCCGCGGACCTCCGGGACGCTATCGAGGATGGTGAGTACATCGAGGTGCAAGAGGAGATACCCGAGCGGTATCCGACCGTCTTCGGTCTCGACGGGGGCACCGGTCGCGGACCGGGGGCTGGCCTCCTCTGGATGGACTTCAAGCACATGCCCACCGACACACCGGCACAGGTCGTCGGACACACGAAGCACAGGGCTCCAACCCGCCGCGGCCAGGCGGTCTGTGGGAACGTCATCCGGCAGAACAGGAAGGAACACGGCGGCGAGGGCGTTCTTGTGGAGACTCAGGACGCTCTGCTATCGGTCACGCGCCTGTCGACTGGCGCGGTTTCGGTCGAGTCCGTCTGA
- a CDS encoding ABC transporter ATP-binding protein, with the protein MTEPAIEVRGLTKEFGETRAVDDVSFEIEEGKFFSLLGPSGCGKSTTLRMLAGFEKPTDGGVYIDGEKVNDVPPYNRDVGMVFQSYALFPHKTVGENVGFGLKMEGVPADERREQVADILDLVGLPGTEDRSPTELSGGQQQRVALARALVIEPEVLLLDEPLSNLDLKLRKEMQFELKRIQETLGITTVYVTHDQEEALAMSDELLVLNDGQAEQIGSPTEVYNAPTNTFVADFMGESNILPAQLDDAAGETVSVALTNAEQDPIQLSRAAVPRNQDLNGDEVALSIRAEDLTLADSATENRASVDGTIKTKTFQGKVTTFLVTVGDEEVQVDVSDSEFRERFEVGDTVSLTWDTNDCLVLDR; encoded by the coding sequence ATGACGGAACCAGCCATCGAGGTTCGCGGTCTCACCAAGGAGTTCGGTGAGACGCGTGCTGTCGACGACGTCTCTTTCGAGATCGAGGAAGGCAAGTTCTTCTCCCTGCTCGGACCGAGCGGCTGTGGGAAGTCGACCACCCTGCGCATGCTCGCGGGCTTCGAAAAGCCGACCGACGGCGGCGTCTACATCGACGGGGAAAAGGTGAACGACGTTCCGCCATACAACCGTGACGTCGGGATGGTCTTCCAGAGCTACGCGTTGTTCCCGCACAAAACCGTGGGGGAGAACGTCGGCTTCGGCCTCAAGATGGAGGGCGTGCCGGCCGACGAACGGCGGGAACAGGTCGCCGACATCCTCGACCTCGTCGGACTCCCCGGAACCGAGGACCGGTCCCCAACCGAACTCTCCGGTGGGCAGCAACAACGCGTCGCGTTGGCCCGTGCGCTCGTCATCGAACCTGAAGTGCTGTTGCTCGACGAACCGCTTTCGAACCTGGACCTCAAGCTGCGCAAGGAGATGCAGTTCGAACTCAAGCGAATCCAGGAGACGCTGGGCATCACGACGGTGTACGTCACTCACGACCAGGAGGAGGCGTTGGCCATGAGTGACGAGCTGCTCGTGTTGAACGACGGGCAGGCCGAACAGATCGGCTCACCCACCGAGGTGTACAACGCGCCCACGAATACGTTCGTCGCCGACTTCATGGGGGAATCGAACATCTTACCCGCCCAACTCGACGACGCAGCGGGCGAAACCGTCTCGGTCGCCCTGACCAACGCGGAACAGGACCCCATCCAGCTCTCCCGCGCTGCGGTGCCCCGAAACCAGGACCTGAACGGCGATGAGGTCGCCCTGTCGATTCGGGCGGAGGACCTCACGCTCGCGGACTCCGCGACCGAAAACAGGGCCTCCGTCGACGGGACGATCAAGACGAAGACCTTCCAGGGGAAGGTGACGACGTTCCTGGTCACCGTGGGCGACGAAGAGGTCCAGGTCGACGTGAGCGATAGCGAATTCCGTGAGCGCTTCGAGGTGGGCGACACCGTGAGCCTCACGTGGGACACGAACGATTGCCTCGTCCTCGACAGGTGA
- a CDS encoding FAD-binding oxidoreductase: MSAVPELPAETDTVIVGGGVIGTSIAYFLVTETDRDVTLVEKDSIAAGSTGDSSAIIRHHYGEKEHYTRMALWSHEFYRRFEELVGEPIAYEECPRVVFAEEGSDDAAYADAGYDILSRLDVPTERYEGETLEAEFPMLSLDEFDFAVSDLTAAYSDGTDVASGFARAAAEEGATVVTGTEVTDVAIDEGEVTAVKTDDGTAACEELVLAAGPWTPQLAEMLGIDVPVTPSRERVILLDPDEEFHDKYPESVPIAGLPGGYYIRPEFGDSVLMATHHSGEKVDPDRYQNAPDQSTLLELHETVAEYVPDLDDAGVQGRYSGVYSNSPDHDFILDGCGPDGCYVACGFSGHGFKQAPAVGRVMTDLLDAGESDLVDLDFFSLSRFETSEAGHGGGIAY; this comes from the coding sequence ATGAGCGCAGTACCTGAACTTCCAGCGGAGACGGACACCGTTATCGTCGGTGGCGGCGTCATCGGAACCAGTATCGCGTACTTCCTGGTCACGGAGACCGACCGAGACGTCACGCTCGTAGAGAAAGATTCGATCGCTGCTGGCTCGACGGGCGACTCGTCGGCCATCATCAGACACCATTACGGCGAGAAGGAACATTACACCCGGATGGCGCTGTGGAGTCACGAGTTCTACCGACGGTTCGAAGAGCTCGTCGGCGAACCCATCGCCTACGAGGAGTGCCCCCGCGTCGTGTTCGCCGAGGAAGGCTCGGACGACGCCGCCTACGCCGACGCCGGCTACGACATCCTTTCTCGGCTCGACGTTCCAACCGAACGGTACGAAGGCGAGACACTCGAAGCGGAGTTCCCGATGCTCTCACTCGACGAGTTCGACTTCGCAGTCAGCGACCTCACGGCCGCCTACTCGGACGGGACGGACGTAGCGTCCGGTTTCGCGCGCGCCGCTGCCGAGGAGGGCGCGACTGTCGTCACCGGAACGGAGGTCACCGACGTCGCCATCGACGAAGGGGAGGTAACCGCCGTCAAAACGGACGACGGGACGGCCGCCTGCGAGGAACTCGTGCTTGCTGCGGGCCCCTGGACGCCGCAGCTCGCGGAGATGCTCGGAATCGACGTTCCAGTAACCCCCTCGCGGGAACGGGTGATATTGCTCGACCCCGACGAGGAGTTTCACGACAAGTACCCGGAGAGCGTTCCCATCGCCGGACTCCCGGGCGGGTACTACATCCGCCCCGAATTCGGTGACAGCGTGTTGATGGCGACCCATCACTCCGGCGAGAAGGTCGACCCCGACCGGTATCAGAACGCTCCGGACCAGTCGACGCTCCTAGAACTCCACGAAACCGTCGCGGAGTACGTTCCTGATCTGGATGATGCGGGCGTTCAGGGTCGGTACAGTGGGGTCTACTCGAACAGTCCGGACCACGACTTCATCCTGGACGGATGCGGGCCCGATGGCTGTTACGTCGCGTGTGGCTTCTCAGGCCACGGCTTCAAACAGGCACCGGCAGTTGGTCGCGTGATGACCGACCTCCTGGACGCCGGGGAATCGGACCTCGTGGACCTGGATTTCTTCTCGCTTTCGCGATTCGAGACGAGCGAAGCGGGACACGGCGGCGGCATCGCATACTAG
- a CDS encoding IclR family transcriptional regulator has translation MKPRRTEGGLQTTAISLRLVELLVELEGATLGRLAEEADLAKSTVHNHLSTLSQYGYVTREQNTYHVGLKHYHIGDYARKRNDAFGIAKELVPELADETQLEVDFTVEENGRIVSLYDESTYSATPSYLVDGRLFHVHSTASGKAILSEYADERVRDIINRWGLPQQTDNTITSVEALLTELDTVREQGYATNHEEAIEGMWAVSQIVTGPNGEVAGSLNVCGPTYVYSEEREAEIVDALSEKVEAFENRLADMYPSGERR, from the coding sequence ATGAAACCACGCCGCACGGAAGGTGGGCTCCAGACGACGGCGATATCGTTGCGACTCGTCGAACTCCTGGTGGAACTGGAGGGTGCAACGCTCGGAAGACTCGCAGAGGAGGCCGACCTGGCAAAGAGTACGGTACATAATCACTTGTCCACCCTCTCGCAGTACGGCTACGTCACGCGGGAGCAGAACACCTACCACGTGGGGTTGAAACACTATCACATCGGTGACTACGCCCGGAAGCGGAACGACGCGTTTGGAATCGCGAAAGAACTCGTTCCGGAACTCGCTGACGAGACGCAACTCGAAGTGGACTTCACAGTCGAAGAGAACGGGAGAATCGTCTCGCTCTACGACGAATCCACCTACTCGGCGACGCCCTCGTATCTGGTCGATGGCAGGCTGTTTCACGTTCACAGCACGGCCTCCGGGAAGGCCATCCTCAGCGAATACGCTGACGAACGGGTCCGGGATATCATCAACCGGTGGGGGTTGCCACAACAGACCGACAACACCATCACGTCGGTCGAGGCGTTACTGACTGAACTCGATACCGTTCGGGAGCAGGGATACGCCACCAACCACGAGGAGGCCATCGAGGGGATGTGGGCGGTGAGTCAGATAGTCACGGGACCGAACGGCGAGGTCGCTGGCTCGCTCAACGTTTGCGGACCGACGTACGTGTACAGCGAGGAACGGGAGGCCGAGATCGTCGATGCGCTGTCCGAGAAGGTGGAGGCGTTCGAGAACCGTCTCGCCGACATGTACCCGTCTGGGGAGCGTCGGTGA